In Sphingomonas psychrotolerans, the following proteins share a genomic window:
- a CDS encoding amino acid permease has product MTDTATVSPRRVLGFWPALALVVGNLIGSGIYLLPATLAPLGANALIGWGVTIVGAMALAFVFARLAAKLPCAGGPYAFADAAFGPVVGFAVAWSYWILIWAGNGAVAIAVVSALSVPFPALTGGAPAFTTALVLIWALVAVNIRGVALAGRIQLVTAILKLAPLAAIILVAFWLLLRDGGAAIASNPPVPIGAGAVAGAVALTFWGFLGVESATVPADRVKDAARIVPLVTLLGTALAGAVYVLVAGAIALMMPAEMVAASPAPLAEFLGRSWGAGALLIVAVFAAISALGTLNGFILLQGEMPWAMARGGVFPAWFGKESRRGTPARAHLVSGVLVTIVMALNYTGSTGALFAEIATISLAAGMLAYFVSALAALKLLADDRAVAFAAVVAAGFVLWMIYGLGLRANLWGLALLALGLPVFLWVRRARLRSAAIA; this is encoded by the coding sequence GTGACCGATACCGCCACCGTATCGCCGCGACGCGTGCTCGGCTTCTGGCCGGCGCTGGCTTTGGTGGTCGGCAATTTGATCGGATCGGGCATCTATCTGCTGCCCGCGACGCTGGCGCCACTGGGCGCCAACGCACTGATCGGCTGGGGCGTGACGATCGTCGGCGCGATGGCGCTGGCGTTCGTGTTCGCCCGGCTCGCCGCGAAATTGCCGTGCGCGGGCGGACCCTATGCCTTTGCCGATGCGGCGTTCGGGCCGGTGGTGGGGTTCGCGGTGGCGTGGAGCTATTGGATACTGATCTGGGCGGGCAATGGCGCGGTGGCGATCGCGGTGGTGAGCGCGCTGAGCGTGCCGTTCCCGGCGCTGACTGGCGGGGCGCCTGCTTTCACGACGGCGCTGGTGCTGATCTGGGCGTTGGTCGCGGTCAACATCCGTGGAGTCGCATTGGCGGGGCGCATCCAGCTGGTGACCGCGATACTCAAGCTCGCACCGCTCGCCGCCATCATCCTCGTCGCATTTTGGCTGTTGCTGCGCGATGGAGGGGCCGCCATCGCCAGCAACCCGCCCGTGCCGATCGGCGCCGGCGCGGTCGCGGGGGCGGTGGCACTTACCTTCTGGGGCTTTCTGGGCGTCGAATCGGCGACGGTTCCGGCCGACAGGGTCAAGGATGCGGCGCGGATCGTGCCGCTGGTGACGTTGCTCGGCACCGCGCTGGCGGGGGCAGTCTATGTTCTCGTCGCCGGGGCGATCGCGTTGATGATGCCTGCCGAGATGGTCGCCGCGTCGCCTGCGCCGCTCGCCGAATTCCTCGGGCGCTCCTGGGGCGCGGGGGCGCTGCTGATCGTCGCGGTCTTTGCCGCGATCAGCGCGCTCGGAACGCTCAACGGCTTCATCCTGCTGCAAGGCGAGATGCCATGGGCGATGGCGCGCGGCGGGGTCTTCCCCGCATGGTTCGGCAAGGAGAGCCGGCGGGGCACGCCGGCGCGCGCGCATCTGGTGTCAGGCGTGCTGGTGACGATCGTGATGGCGCTCAATTACACGGGGTCCACCGGCGCGTTGTTCGCCGAGATCGCGACGATCAGCCTCGCCGCGGGGATGCTGGCCTATTTCGTCAGCGCGCTCGCCGCGCTCAAGCTGCTCGCCGATGACAGGGCGGTGGCTTTCGCGGCGGTTGTCGCTGCGGGGTTCGTGCTGTGGATGATCTATGGGCTCGGGTTGCGCGCGAACCTGTGGGGGCTCGCGCTCCTCGCGCTCGGGCTGCCGGTGTTCCTTTGGGTGCGGCGCGCGCGTCTCAGATCGGCAGCAATCGCCTGA
- a CDS encoding phytoene desaturase family protein, translating to MKKYDAIVIGGGHNGLVCAFYLARAGMKVRVLERRHVVGGAAVTEEFHPGFRNSTASYTVSLLRPKVIKDMKLHERGWRILERTISNFFPHEDGYLKLGGGQARTQAEFARFSAKDAETLPRYEAALERVAAVLRDMALKTPPNAGGGIRALIAAAAQGKRLAGMHIEAQRDVMDLFVKSARSFLDSWYENEYIKAAFGFDAVVGNYASVDHPGSAYVLLHHVFGEVNGKYGAWGHSVGGMGAITQYMAEACVEAGVEISVEAPVARVLVDGGKVAGVRLESGEEIAARVVAANVGPALLYRQLIERSDMNPEFARRMDNFKAGSGTFRMNVALSELPDFSVLPGTEKAEHHTAGIIIAPTLDYMDKAFTDAKAEGWSKAPIVEMKLPTSVDDSLAPPGMHIASLFCQQFAPVLPDGRSWDAEREAAAEHIIDTVTQHAPNFRGSILGVQIHSPLDLERKFGLVGGDIMHGHMSLDQLWAARPMLGHGDYRGPISGLYMCGSGTHPGGGVTGAPGHNAAHEILRDRSLVRRLLPI from the coding sequence ATGAAGAAATACGACGCGATCGTTATCGGCGGCGGGCATAACGGCCTCGTCTGCGCCTTCTATCTCGCCCGCGCCGGGATGAAGGTCCGCGTGCTCGAGCGGCGCCACGTCGTCGGCGGCGCGGCGGTGACCGAGGAATTCCATCCCGGCTTCCGCAATTCGACCGCGAGCTACACCGTGAGCCTGCTCCGCCCCAAGGTGATCAAGGACATGAAGCTGCACGAGCGCGGCTGGCGGATCCTCGAGCGGACGATCAGCAACTTCTTCCCGCATGAGGACGGCTATCTCAAGCTCGGCGGCGGGCAGGCGCGCACCCAGGCCGAGTTCGCGCGGTTCAGCGCGAAAGACGCCGAGACGCTCCCCCGATACGAAGCCGCGCTCGAGCGCGTCGCCGCGGTGTTGCGCGACATGGCGCTCAAGACCCCGCCCAACGCCGGCGGCGGCATCCGCGCGCTGATCGCCGCGGCGGCGCAAGGCAAAAGGCTCGCCGGGATGCATATCGAGGCGCAACGCGACGTGATGGACCTGTTCGTCAAGTCGGCGCGCAGCTTCCTCGATAGCTGGTACGAGAACGAGTACATAAAGGCTGCGTTCGGGTTCGACGCGGTGGTCGGCAACTATGCCAGCGTCGACCATCCGGGCAGCGCCTATGTGCTGCTCCACCACGTCTTCGGCGAAGTGAACGGCAAATATGGCGCGTGGGGGCACAGCGTCGGCGGGATGGGTGCGATCACTCAATATATGGCCGAGGCGTGCGTCGAGGCCGGGGTCGAGATCAGCGTCGAGGCGCCGGTAGCGCGCGTACTGGTGGATGGCGGCAAGGTCGCCGGGGTGCGGCTGGAGAGCGGCGAGGAGATCGCCGCCAGGGTGGTCGCAGCCAATGTCGGCCCGGCCCTGCTCTACCGCCAGCTCATCGAGCGCAGCGACATGAACCCCGAATTCGCGCGGCGGATGGACAATTTCAAGGCGGGGTCGGGGACGTTCCGGATGAACGTCGCGCTTTCCGAGCTCCCCGATTTCAGTGTGCTGCCGGGGACCGAAAAGGCCGAGCACCACACCGCCGGGATCATCATCGCACCAACGCTCGATTATATGGACAAGGCGTTCACCGACGCGAAGGCCGAGGGTTGGTCGAAGGCGCCGATCGTCGAGATGAAGCTGCCGACCAGCGTCGACGACAGCCTCGCGCCGCCGGGGATGCACATCGCCTCGCTATTCTGCCAGCAATTCGCGCCGGTGCTGCCGGACGGGCGTTCGTGGGACGCGGAACGCGAGGCCGCGGCCGAACACATCATCGATACGGTGACGCAGCACGCGCCCAATTTCCGGGGGTCGATCCTCGGCGTGCAGATCCATTCGCCGCTCGATCTCGAACGCAAGTTCGGGCTGGTCGGCGGCGACATCATGCACGGCCATATGTCGCTGGACCAGCTCTGGGCCGCGCGCCCGATGCTGGGGCACGGCGATTATCGCGGGCCGATTTCGGGTCTCTATATGTGCGGATCGGGGACGCATCCGGGCGGCGGCGTCACCGGCGCGCCGGGGCACAATGCCGCGCACGAGATTTTGCGCGACCGTTCACTGGTCAGGCGATTGCTGCCGATCTGA
- a CDS encoding aromatic ring-hydroxylating oxygenase subunit alpha, whose protein sequence is MATLPSSPDPGSDPDADWSLPGWIYTDPEFLELETARILRPSWQILCHESDLADAGDWRTLSWLGENIVAVRGGDGAIRAFHNVCRHRAMRIVEGDAGCARKLVCPYHAWTYELDGRLSGVPMRRDYPALDMDASSLVPVDVSVWRGFVFVRLEDDNGPSVAEMMAPYDAEIAPYRFEEMRRIGEVRTRDRAVNWKNVGDNYSDNLHIPVAHDGLTRLFGKSYAIEAAGWVDKMSGDLVDRVSANPWEAFYQRHLPRVDHLPEANQRRWVYYKLWPNMAFDLYADQIDFMQWLPTSPTGCTLREMAFALPDDRRSMKLVRYANWRINRVVNAEDTWLIERVQQGMASSSYTAGPIGTSEVCLRSFAAKVRAIIPEARQHRAPAPGWSRRPHTV, encoded by the coding sequence ATGGCGACTCTCCCCTCATCGCCCGATCCGGGTTCCGATCCCGACGCCGACTGGTCGCTACCCGGCTGGATCTACACCGATCCCGAGTTCCTCGAGCTGGAGACCGCGCGCATTCTGCGTCCGTCGTGGCAGATATTGTGCCACGAGAGCGATCTGGCGGATGCGGGCGACTGGCGGACGCTTTCCTGGCTAGGCGAGAATATCGTCGCTGTACGCGGCGGCGATGGCGCAATCCGCGCCTTCCACAATGTCTGCCGTCACCGGGCGATGCGGATCGTCGAGGGCGATGCCGGCTGCGCGCGCAAGCTGGTCTGCCCCTATCACGCCTGGACCTACGAGCTCGATGGCCGCCTCTCGGGCGTGCCGATGCGCCGCGACTATCCGGCACTCGACATGGATGCTAGCAGCCTCGTCCCGGTGGACGTGTCGGTCTGGCGCGGCTTCGTCTTCGTCCGGCTCGAGGACGACAATGGCCCTTCGGTCGCCGAGATGATGGCGCCCTACGATGCCGAGATCGCCCCCTATCGCTTTGAGGAGATGCGGCGGATCGGCGAAGTCCGGACCCGCGACCGCGCGGTCAACTGGAAGAATGTCGGCGACAATTATTCGGACAATCTCCACATTCCGGTGGCGCATGACGGGCTGACGCGGCTGTTCGGCAAGAGTTACGCGATCGAGGCCGCGGGCTGGGTCGACAAGATGTCGGGCGATCTGGTCGACCGCGTCTCGGCCAATCCGTGGGAGGCCTTTTACCAACGCCATCTGCCACGCGTCGATCACTTGCCCGAGGCGAACCAGCGGCGCTGGGTCTATTACAAACTCTGGCCCAACATGGCGTTCGACCTCTACGCCGATCAGATCGACTTCATGCAGTGGCTGCCGACTTCGCCGACCGGCTGCACGCTGCGCGAGATGGCCTTCGCCCTCCCCGACGATCGCCGAAGCATGAAGCTGGTCCGCTACGCCAACTGGCGGATAAACCGCGTCGTCAACGCCGAGGACACGTGGCTGATCGAGCGCGTCCAGCAGGGCATGGCGTCGAGCAGCTACACCGCCGGCCCGATCGGCACGAGCGAAGTGTGCCTGCGCAGCTTCGCGGCCAAAGTCCGCGCGATCATCCCCGAGGCCCGGCAGCACCGTGCGCCGGCCCCGGGCTGGTCGCGACGCCCGCACACCGTCTGA
- a CDS encoding TetR family transcriptional regulator C-terminal domain-containing protein, which translates to MSKPAFTRAEPDARRLSLIEAAARVLARDGASGASVRVITIEAGVSPGLVAHHFGGVDALIAATYAHVGERVSAALDAAVAAAGTDPRARLNAYVAASFAPPIADRALLATWTAFWGLVIAQPEIAALHDAQYARYRTGLEQLLAACGIVPAARQRAAIAITALVDGLWLELCLSPAVLDAETAGAIAEEQIAALLR; encoded by the coding sequence ATGAGCAAGCCTGCCTTTACCCGCGCCGAACCCGATGCCCGGCGGCTGTCGCTGATCGAGGCGGCGGCACGGGTGCTGGCGCGCGACGGCGCGAGCGGCGCCTCAGTGCGGGTGATCACGATCGAGGCGGGCGTGTCGCCCGGGCTGGTCGCGCACCATTTCGGCGGAGTCGATGCGCTGATCGCGGCAACCTACGCGCATGTCGGCGAACGGGTGTCGGCTGCACTCGACGCAGCAGTAGCTGCTGCCGGGACGGACCCGCGTGCCCGGCTCAACGCCTATGTCGCGGCGAGCTTCGCGCCACCGATCGCCGATCGTGCGCTGCTCGCGACGTGGACTGCCTTTTGGGGGCTGGTGATCGCGCAGCCCGAGATCGCTGCGCTCCACGATGCGCAATATGCGCGCTATCGGACGGGGCTCGAGCAATTGCTGGCGGCCTGCGGGATTGTCCCCGCGGCGCGGCAGCGTGCGGCGATCGCGATTACCGCGCTGGTCGACGGACTATGGCTCGAGCTCTGCCTGTCGCCTGCCGTGCTCGACGCCGAGACGGCAGGCGCGATCGCGGAAGAGCAGATCGCGGCGCTACTTCGCTAG
- a CDS encoding Gfo/Idh/MocA family protein produces MATSTQPKLRYGMVGGGEGAFIGAVHRMAAALDGDYELVCGAFSSDAGRNERSAAALGLAPARAYSTLDVLLAAEAALPESQRMQVLAIVTPNHLHAPAAIAALDAGFHVMSEKPMALDLAEALAIEAAVIRSGKLYGLAFTYSGYPLIEEARVRVARGDLGPIRLVQVEYSQGWLSLPVDRDGQKQAEWRTDPARAGLGGCLGDIGTHAFQLAEHVSGLAVEQLSADLTTHVPGRRLDDDVAALLRFAGGARGVLRASQIAAGDENGLRLRVHGEKGGLDWSQMEPNTLTLRWLDRPAEIVRAGGPGLDALTTARLRTPAGHPEGYIEAFANLYRSFGRAVRVGAAIPPARGAADWFPNIVDGLRTMTFVETMIANSVGDTKWSSLAETLDQRRASLAK; encoded by the coding sequence ATGGCGACAAGCACGCAACCGAAATTACGCTACGGTATGGTCGGGGGCGGCGAAGGCGCGTTCATCGGTGCGGTGCACCGCATGGCCGCGGCACTCGACGGCGATTATGAACTGGTCTGCGGCGCGTTCAGCAGCGATGCCGGCCGCAACGAACGCAGTGCTGCCGCGCTGGGCCTCGCCCCTGCCCGCGCCTATTCGACGCTCGACGTGCTGCTCGCGGCCGAGGCCGCGCTGCCCGAGTCGCAACGGATGCAGGTGCTGGCGATCGTAACCCCCAATCATCTCCACGCCCCCGCCGCCATCGCCGCGCTCGACGCGGGCTTCCACGTGATGTCGGAAAAGCCGATGGCACTGGATCTTGCCGAAGCGCTGGCGATCGAGGCTGCGGTTATTCGCAGCGGAAAGCTGTACGGCCTCGCTTTCACCTATAGCGGCTATCCGCTGATCGAGGAGGCGCGTGTGCGCGTCGCGCGGGGCGATCTCGGCCCGATCCGGCTGGTTCAGGTCGAATATTCGCAAGGCTGGCTCAGTTTGCCCGTCGACCGCGATGGCCAGAAACAGGCCGAGTGGCGCACCGATCCAGCGCGCGCCGGGCTCGGCGGCTGCCTCGGCGACATCGGTACCCACGCCTTCCAGCTCGCCGAGCACGTCTCCGGGCTGGCGGTCGAGCAACTCAGCGCCGATTTGACCACCCACGTCCCCGGCCGTCGTCTCGACGACGATGTTGCGGCATTGCTGCGATTCGCAGGCGGCGCGCGCGGCGTTCTCAGGGCCAGCCAGATCGCCGCGGGCGACGAGAACGGCCTCCGCCTGCGCGTGCATGGCGAGAAAGGTGGGCTCGACTGGTCGCAGATGGAGCCCAACACCCTGACCTTGCGCTGGCTCGACCGACCTGCCGAGATCGTCCGCGCCGGCGGGCCGGGCCTCGACGCATTGACGACGGCACGGCTGCGCACCCCGGCGGGCCATCCGGAGGGCTATATCGAAGCGTTCGCCAATCTCTACCGCAGCTTCGGTCGCGCGGTGCGTGTGGGCGCGGCCATTCCGCCGGCCCGCGGCGCCGCCGACTGGTTCCCGAACATCGTCGACGGGCTGCGGACGATGACCTTCGTCGAGACGATGATCGCGAACAGCGTGGGTGACACGAAATGGAGCTCGCTCGCCGAAACGCTCGACCAGCGCCGTGCATCGCTAGCGAAGTAG
- a CDS encoding c-type cytochrome, whose product MKSLFVLLPVAATLCAATLTALPAIGAAPVADQGAQAFAACRACHTLQAGGKGTMGPNLHGLFGRKAGSAPGFNYSPALKASKLVWNAQTLDQFLAAPTQKVPGTRMVIKVTDPARRAALIAYLKAETSK is encoded by the coding sequence ATGAAATCTCTGTTCGTATTGCTGCCGGTGGCAGCAACATTATGCGCGGCGACGCTGACAGCGTTGCCGGCCATCGGCGCGGCTCCCGTCGCCGACCAAGGTGCACAGGCATTCGCCGCCTGCCGCGCCTGTCATACGCTTCAGGCCGGGGGCAAGGGCACGATGGGTCCCAATCTCCACGGTCTGTTCGGTCGCAAGGCGGGTTCCGCGCCCGGATTCAACTACAGCCCGGCGCTCAAGGCGTCGAAGCTCGTCTGGAACGCGCAGACGCTCGATCAATTTCTCGCTGCGCCGACCCAGAAGGTGCCCGGCACCCGGATGGTGATCAAGGTGACCGATCCGGCCAGGCGCGCCGCGTTGATCGCGTATCTCAAGGCGGAAACGTCTAAGTGA
- a CDS encoding sugar phosphate isomerase/epimerase family protein has translation MKGPAVFLAQFMSDAAPFDTLPSAARWMADAGYIGVQIPTWDSRCIDLRKAAESQDYCDELAGTCREAGVEITELSTHLQGQLVAVHPAYDVAFDGFAPEALRGKPAERQAWAVEQLHLAAKASRRLGLNAHATFSGALAWPYLYPWPQRPAGLVEEAFGELAKRWRPILDAFDEQGVDLAYEIHPGEDLHDGVTFERFLAGVDNHPRANILYDPSHYVLQALDYLAFIDIYHERIRMFHVKDAELNPTGRSGVYGGFQDWVDRPGRFRSLGDGQVDFGGIFFKLTQYGYSGWAVLEWECCIKHPEDGAREGAPFIAAHMIRKADRAFDSFAGGGDPGLNRKLLGLS, from the coding sequence ATGAAGGGTCCAGCGGTTTTCCTCGCGCAGTTCATGAGCGACGCAGCGCCGTTCGACACGCTGCCCTCCGCCGCGCGCTGGATGGCCGATGCCGGCTATATCGGCGTGCAGATTCCGACCTGGGACAGCCGCTGCATCGACTTGCGCAAGGCTGCCGAGAGCCAGGATTATTGCGACGAACTCGCGGGCACCTGCCGCGAGGCCGGCGTCGAGATCACCGAGCTTTCGACACATCTGCAGGGGCAACTGGTCGCGGTGCATCCCGCCTATGACGTGGCGTTCGACGGCTTCGCGCCCGAGGCGCTGCGCGGCAAACCGGCCGAGCGACAGGCCTGGGCAGTCGAGCAGCTCCACCTCGCCGCCAAAGCCAGCCGGCGGCTGGGCCTGAATGCGCACGCAACCTTCTCGGGCGCGCTCGCCTGGCCCTATCTCTATCCGTGGCCGCAGCGCCCCGCGGGACTGGTCGAGGAAGCGTTTGGCGAACTGGCGAAGCGCTGGCGGCCGATCCTCGACGCCTTCGACGAGCAGGGGGTCGATCTCGCTTATGAGATTCATCCCGGCGAGGATCTGCACGACGGGGTGACTTTCGAGCGGTTCCTTGCCGGCGTCGACAATCACCCACGCGCTAACATTCTCTACGATCCTAGCCATTACGTGCTGCAGGCACTCGATTATCTGGCGTTCATCGACATTTATCACGAGCGGATCCGCATGTTCCACGTCAAGGACGCGGAGCTGAATCCGACCGGCCGGTCCGGGGTCTATGGCGGCTTCCAGGATTGGGTCGATCGCCCCGGCCGCTTTCGTTCGCTCGGCGACGGCCAGGTGGATTTCGGCGGGATCTTCTTCAAGCTGACGCAATATGGCTATTCCGGCTGGGCGGTGCTCGAATGGGAATGCTGCATCAAGCATCCCGAAGACGGCGCCCGCGAAGGCGCGCCGTTCATTGCGGCGCACATGATCCGCAAGGCGGACAGGGCATTCGACAGTTTTGCGGGCGGCGGCGATCCGGGGCTCAACCGCAAGCTGCTGGGACTGAGCTGA
- a CDS encoding MFS transporter, which yields MATTLNKARLFWLSVLALFTAASSLAIRGAIASGLKTEWIDPIAPLQAGELLAAALGAAFLSFAITLFVASAFLDQIGMKRCLLGAGLCFILGPLLIVTAGHLATGMTVYTLVWLGMLLSGIGWGLTEAAINPLTAQLYPEDTTHRLNVLHAWFPGGIIIGGLAGFLLSATLPWQGIMALVMIPAVATVAIAATTTFPPPLRSETGVGFGEMVSEVFRRPSFFIWFGAMFLTAASELAPGQWIDVALSNRVGMRGILLLVYVNALMFVFRHFAGRLANKISNPGLLWVSSLLAAIGLFMLSQAQSPVTAILAATVWGLGVCVMWPTMLASVAERYPRGGSWAMGLVGSAGALASFFVLPRLGAMFDQAKIEFAGGPEAFAALTGAAKLAVEDAAASVSFQRLAILPIVLLAVFGFIWLRERGKSRAALAGEAA from the coding sequence ATGGCGACGACATTGAACAAGGCGAGGCTGTTCTGGCTGAGCGTGCTGGCGCTGTTCACCGCGGCATCGAGCCTCGCGATTCGCGGCGCGATCGCGAGCGGGCTCAAGACCGAATGGATCGATCCGATCGCCCCATTGCAGGCGGGCGAACTGCTCGCCGCCGCTTTGGGTGCGGCGTTCCTCAGCTTCGCGATCACCTTGTTCGTCGCCAGCGCATTTCTCGACCAGATCGGCATGAAACGGTGCCTGCTGGGCGCGGGGCTGTGCTTCATTCTCGGCCCGTTGCTGATCGTCACCGCGGGCCATCTCGCGACCGGGATGACCGTCTATACTCTGGTCTGGCTCGGCATGCTGCTCAGCGGCATCGGCTGGGGGCTGACCGAGGCGGCGATCAATCCGCTGACCGCGCAGCTCTATCCCGAGGACACCACCCACCGGCTCAACGTGCTGCACGCCTGGTTCCCCGGCGGTATCATCATCGGCGGGCTGGCCGGCTTCCTCCTGTCGGCGACGCTGCCGTGGCAGGGCATCATGGCGCTGGTGATGATCCCCGCCGTCGCGACCGTGGCGATCGCCGCGACAACGACCTTCCCTCCGCCGCTTCGCTCCGAGACCGGCGTCGGCTTCGGCGAGATGGTGAGCGAAGTGTTTCGCCGCCCGAGCTTCTTCATCTGGTTCGGCGCGATGTTCCTGACCGCAGCGTCCGAACTGGCGCCCGGCCAGTGGATCGACGTCGCCTTGTCGAACCGGGTGGGCATGCGCGGCATCCTGCTGCTGGTCTATGTCAACGCGCTGATGTTCGTGTTCCGCCATTTCGCGGGCCGGCTCGCCAACAAGATCTCGAACCCGGGGTTGCTCTGGGTATCGAGCCTGCTCGCCGCGATCGGGCTGTTCATGCTGAGCCAGGCGCAGTCGCCGGTGACGGCGATCCTCGCCGCGACGGTATGGGGGCTGGGCGTCTGCGTGATGTGGCCGACAATGCTCGCCTCGGTCGCCGAACGCTATCCGCGCGGCGGATCGTGGGCGATGGGGCTGGTGGGATCGGCCGGCGCACTCGCCAGCTTCTTCGTGCTGCCGCGGCTGGGGGCGATGTTCGACCAAGCCAAGATCGAGTTCGCCGGCGGCCCCGAAGCGTTCGCGGCGCTTACCGGGGCGGCGAAGCTGGCGGTCGAGGATGCGGCGGCTTCCGTGTCGTTCCAGCGGTTGGCGATCCTGCCGATCGTCCTGCTGGCGGTGTTCGGCTTCATCTGGTTGCGCGAGCGCGGCAAGTCGCGGGCAGCGCTCGCGGGCGAAGCGGCATGA
- a CDS encoding hydroxypyruvate isomerase family protein, whose product MKLSRRSILAAGAATAGAATMSRAAPSQNAARLSLGYAPHEGSFKSRGNRLEQIAFAADQGFTAWEDNEAAGRTVAEQEAMARALRQRNMTMGVFVASMPKWAEFRPLLGGNDDAERLAFLADIRASIDVAKRLNAKWMTVVTGFLDRKLPVEIQTGRVIDTMRRAAEIVEPHGLVMVMEPLNTIVNHPGVFMQTIPQGFAVAKGVNSPAVKVLADLYHEQIQAGNLINTLGTCWDEIAYIQFGDNPGRKEPGSGEVNYRNVVRWLRAKQFAGVIGMEHGNSIDGRAGEERLIAAYRAIDAA is encoded by the coding sequence ATGAAGCTCAGCCGGCGATCGATACTGGCGGCGGGCGCCGCTACGGCGGGTGCGGCGACGATGAGTCGCGCGGCCCCCAGCCAAAACGCGGCGCGCTTGTCGCTCGGCTATGCGCCGCATGAAGGCAGCTTCAAGAGCCGCGGCAACCGGCTCGAGCAGATCGCGTTCGCCGCCGATCAGGGCTTCACGGCATGGGAGGATAACGAGGCGGCGGGCCGCACCGTCGCCGAGCAGGAAGCGATGGCGCGCGCGCTCCGGCAGCGGAACATGACGATGGGCGTGTTCGTCGCGAGCATGCCCAAATGGGCCGAGTTCAGGCCGCTGCTCGGCGGCAACGACGATGCTGAGCGTCTGGCATTCCTCGCCGACATCCGCGCGTCGATCGATGTCGCCAAGCGGTTGAACGCGAAGTGGATGACGGTGGTCACCGGCTTTCTCGACCGCAAGCTGCCCGTCGAGATCCAGACCGGGCGGGTGATCGACACGATGCGCCGCGCGGCAGAGATCGTCGAACCGCACGGGCTGGTGATGGTGATGGAGCCGCTCAACACGATCGTGAACCATCCGGGGGTGTTCATGCAGACTATCCCGCAGGGCTTCGCGGTGGCGAAGGGTGTGAACAGCCCGGCGGTGAAGGTGCTCGCCGATCTCTATCACGAGCAGATCCAGGCAGGGAATCTGATCAACACGCTCGGCACCTGCTGGGACGAGATCGCCTATATCCAGTTCGGCGACAACCCCGGGCGCAAGGAGCCGGGCAGTGGCGAGGTCAACTATCGCAATGTGGTGCGCTGGCTGCGCGCCAAGCAGTTTGCCGGAGTGATCGGCATGGAACACGGCAATTCGATCGACGGACGCGCGGGCGAGGAGCGGCTGATCGCCGCCTATCGCGCAATCGACGCGGCATGA
- a CDS encoding 3-keto-disaccharide hydrolase, translating into MKRTLWGTAIAVAITAGSPATAQDKPGFTDTPTLPDGKWKVHDADRPYPTVVTPAAAPGGAPSDAVVLFDGKSLDAWQPQTTPWTVQDNAATSVPGAGGGENALVTRQSFGDVQLHLEFRSPYPPAKSSQDRGNSGIWFMQRYEIQILDGYNNPTYADGTVGAIYGWKPPLVNPSRPPGEWQSYDVVFERPHFGPDGKLLRPAYITAFLNGVLVQNRQPWLGGTIWRKVGTYAAHGNAAPIQLQDHNSPVSFRNIWVRPLPEMAASYDFEGTVK; encoded by the coding sequence GTGAAGCGTACCCTATGGGGCACCGCGATTGCGGTGGCCATCACGGCCGGGAGCCCCGCCACGGCGCAGGACAAGCCCGGCTTCACCGACACGCCGACTTTGCCCGACGGCAAGTGGAAGGTCCATGATGCCGACCGACCGTATCCGACGGTGGTGACGCCGGCCGCGGCGCCCGGCGGGGCGCCTTCGGACGCAGTGGTGCTGTTCGACGGCAAATCGCTCGATGCGTGGCAGCCGCAGACGACGCCGTGGACGGTCCAGGACAATGCCGCCACTTCTGTGCCGGGCGCCGGCGGCGGTGAGAACGCATTGGTCACCAGACAAAGCTTCGGCGACGTCCAGCTCCACCTCGAATTCCGCTCGCCGTATCCGCCGGCCAAGAGTTCGCAGGATCGCGGCAACAGCGGCATCTGGTTCATGCAGCGCTACGAGATCCAGATTCTCGATGGATACAATAACCCGACCTATGCCGACGGCACCGTCGGCGCGATCTATGGCTGGAAGCCACCGCTGGTGAACCCGTCGCGGCCGCCCGGCGAGTGGCAGAGCTATGACGTCGTCTTCGAGCGCCCGCATTTCGGCCCCGACGGCAAATTACTGCGCCCGGCCTATATCACGGCGTTCCTGAACGGGGTGCTGGTGCAGAACCGTCAGCCCTGGCTCGGCGGCACGATCTGGCGAAAAGTCGGCACCTATGCGGCACACGGCAACGCCGCACCGATCCAGCTCCAGGACCATAATTCACCGGTTTCGTTCCGCAATATCTGGGTGCGCCCACTGCCTGAGATGGCGGCGAGCTACGACTTCGAAGGGACCGTGAAATGA